The Flavobacterium sp. 140616W15 sequence AAAAATCATTGTAGTAGCCTAGTTACCCAATGTTATAGTTCTTCCAAATTGTGAATCATCACTAACATTTGTACAAAACATCCACTCAGTAGTAAAACGAGTACCATCTTCGTTCTCTCCCGTAGCTACATATTTATGATGAATGTTAAGTTTTGGTTTGTGGCTTTCTAAATTAAGATTATAGAATAAAGATCTCCCAAGTGTACCAAATCCATAGGTTCCACTAGCTCCTTCAATAACAGGAAGAATAACAGGCCCAACGCCTCCACCATTCCATTCAACATAAGGATACACATTCACATTTTTTACTTTTACAGGTATTGCTTGCATAATAATAGTTTTGTCCTACTCATAAGGCTTTTCAGATCCGCCTCCGCTTTGTACTGTGCGAAACAGTCCGTTTGTTTTAGTGGGTTCTGCTCCACTCATTTAATGAGTTAGCTGAATCATTTAAATATCAAAAAAACTATTATAAATGATAGATTTGGGGCTAACTTCTATTTCAAAGCTATAATAAATAAATAGGCATTTTTAACAAAATGGTATCAAACGGGAAATTTTGGTCATGAAACAAACAAAAAATGACACAGAACACAAAAACCTATAAATAACTAATTTTAAATTCATTGAAAAATAAATTATACTTCACGAAAACAAACTTTCATTTATTTTTGAAAGTTTAAAAACTTTTATTTACATTTGCTATATGGAATTCAAAGAAGCAAAAAATAAATTCGTTCAAACATGGGGGGCGTTAGGTTCTCAATGGGGTATTAATAAAACCATGGCACAAATCCATGCTTTATTAATGGTATCTAACGAACCTGTTTCTATGGAAGATGTAATGGAAGAATTGCAAATTTCTCGTGGTAATGCCAGCATGAATTTACGTGCTTTGATGGATTGGGGAATTGTTTACAAAGAATACAAATCGGGAGAAAGAAGAGAATTCTTTACTGCCGAAAAAGATTTAGACGAACTTGCTGTAAAAATCGCAAGAGAAAGAAGTAAACGCGAAATTAAACCTGCTCTTAAAATATTAAAAGAAGTTTCATCTATTGACTCGAAAGATTCAGCAGAAGAAAAACACTTTGTTGAGCAAACCACCAAGTTGTATGATTTTGTATTAAAGACAGACAATATGCTAGATAAAATGACAGAATTTAATGAAAACTGGTTGGGACGTTTGGTTCTAAAGATTATGAAGTAAAACCTCAAAACTAAAAAAATTTAATCAAAACTTTCATTTTTTTCTGAAAGTTTAAAACAATAAATAACTATGAAAGCAATAAACTATCTAAATTACTTTTTTGTCGGTTTACCAGTTATACTGGGTATCGCAGGGATTATCCATGAAGTATTCCCTATTTTAGGTATCCTTGCAACAATCATAACAGGCATATTTCAAGTTATTATAGCTATAAAAATGATAATAGATGAACCATATGACAGAAATCTCCAAATCTATATTACAACTGTAATTATATATTTTGCAACATGGTTTGCATTCCCAAAAATCGAATATATACCGATACTAAAACACGGTCTTATATTAATCCCAATACTTCTTGCCATTTATCTTTCAGTAATAATCTATAGAAAAGCAAACCTATGAGCTTCTTAACCGCAGAATGGAAAAATTTAGCATTATTTAATTATGAGGTCGATGCTAAAATACTCGAAAAATATGTTCCTCCTGGAACTGAGATTGATTTATGGAATAACAAATGTTACGTAAGTCTAGTTGGTTTTATGTTCAAAAATACAAAAGTATTAGGCATTAAAGTTCCTTTTCATGTCAACTTTGAAGAAGTAAACCTTCGCTTTTATGTAAAACGATTTGAAAATGGACAATGGAAACGTGGAGTCGTATTTATAAAAGAGATAGTCCCGAAAATTGCCATTACTTTTATTGCAAACACTCTATACAAGGAACATTACCAAACCAACAAAATGAAACATTCTGTTACAGAAAATGAAGATTCTAAAACGTTTGTTTATCAATGGAAAAATCATAACAAATGGAATTCAATTGAGGTTCAAACTGAAAAACAAAAAAAGGAAATAGAATTAAACTCTGAAGCCGAATTTATTACTGAGCATTATTTTGGATATACAAAATACGATAAAAATACCACTTTTGAGTATGAAGTAACTCATCCAAGATGGGAACAACTAGCAATAATCGATTATAAAATAGATGTTGATTTTGAAGATAATTACGGGAAAGATTTTGCTTTCCTGAATCAATCAAAACCACTTTCGACTTTTTTAGCGATTGGCTCTAAGATTACTGTCGAGAACAAGAAAAAATAAAGTCATGAATACAAATCTTAATATTATTGGGTACTTCATTTACTTAATAATTACCATTTTCATTATTGTTCGGGTTGGAAAAGCCTGTTATAAAAATGGTAATATATTCGTTTCCGAACTTATACCCGATCATGAAGATTTATGCCTTCGAATAAACCAGATATTGCTTCTGGGGTATTATCTATTAAATATTGGTTATTGTGCCATGACTTTAATTTCGTGGGAAACAATAATAGCGACCAATCAACTCATAGAAGTTATAGCAACCAAAACCGCACTTATCATATTTGTCATCTCAGGATTACATTATATAAACATCCTTATAATAACTAAATACGTTCAGAAATTAATTAATAACTAGTAAATCAAACATCATGGAAACTACAAAAATTTTAGTCGGTTATGCAATCTATTTACCAATAGCACTTTTCCTTACCTATTATGTTTCTAAAACTTTATTCGTAAACGGAAAAATATACATGCTTGACATCTTTAGAGGAAGAGAAGAAATTGCCGATGCAACAAATAAACTTTTTGAAACAGGATTTTATCTACTTAATCTTGGCTTTGCATTAATGATATTAAGAATAAGCGAAGACATTAGTAACTATCAAATCTTAATTGAAGCTTTAAGCTATAAAATAGGAAGTTTTTCTATTTACCTCGGATTGATGTTATTTCTTAATTTATATTTCTTTTTTAGAGGAAAAAGAAAAGCCAGAGAAGCACAACAAGAAGACAGATTAGTTTTAAAAGTTTAATTGATAACCAAACCTAGCAGGTTTTAAAAGCTTGTTAGGTTTAATACTATGCAAAATGAGTAAGCTTATTATCGCAGCTGGAACAGGTTTTTTAGGACAAGTTTTAGTCAATCATTTCAAAAATAAATTTGAAGAAATTGTAATTCTAACCCGAGGAAGATCACAAACCATTGATAGAATTAAATACGTTAACTGGAATGCAAAAACTTTTTCTGGTTGGGAAAGTGAACTTGAGAACGCAACGGCTCTAATTAATCTGGCAGGAAAATCTGTAGATTGTCGTTATAGCAAAGAAAACAAAAGAGAAATTCTATTATCTCGAATAGAAAGTACCCGAATTTTAAACAAAGCTATTTTAAATTGTGTAACTCCACCTAAGCATTGGCTAAATTCATCAACAGCTACCATTTATCGATTTTCATTAGATAAAGAAATGGATGAAACTACTGGCGAAATTGGAAATGATTTTTCTATAAATGTAGCTTTATCTTGGGAGAAAGCATTCTTTAAAACAGAAACTCCAAATACATTAAAAACTGCTTTAAGAACCTCAATAGCTTTAGGAAAGGAAGGTGGTGCTTTTAATCCCCTAAAAACCTTAGCCAAAATTGGATTCGGAGGGAAACAAGGAAAAGGAAATCAATTTATTAGTTGGATTCACGAAGACGATTTTGCAAATGCAGTAGATTTTATACTCCAAAAAGAAATGATCGGGGTTGTTAACGTTGTTTCTCCAAAACCAATTCGTAATGCTGACTTTATGAAGAAACTTCAAAGAGCTGTTGGTTTTCCTTTCGGAATCCCACTCAATACATTTCTACTTAAAATAGGAGCTTTCTTTATTCGAACAGAACCTGAATTAGTTTTAAAAAGTCGAAATGTAATTCCGAAAAGACTTTTAGAAAGTGGATTTAAATTTAAGTTCGATAATATAGAAGTTGCTTTTCGAAACCTATTGAATTAAAACTTTGACAAAGAGAATCCTCACTGATTATGACGACAATTCATCTTACAACAAAAATAAAAGCACCAAAACAAATCGTCTTTGATAATTCTAGAAATATTGATGTACATCTGCAATCTGCAAGCAAAACAAAAGAAGTTGCAATTGCTGGCACAACAACTGGATTAATAAATTATGACGAAACGGTAACGTGGCGAGGAAAACACTTCGGGTTTTACTTAACGCACAAAAGCCGAATTACTGCAATGAATTTTTACGACTATTTTGTAGATGAAATGGTTGAAGGAAAATTTAAATCATTTAAACACGAACATTTTTTTGAAGAAGAAAATGGGCAAACAATCATGACTGATAAATTACAATATGAAACTCCGTTTGGGATCTTAGGACAATTATTTGATGATTTATTTTTAAAGAAACATTTAATTCAATTCCTTTTAGAACGAAACAAAATCCTAAAAGAAGTATCTGAACAAGGGCAACTAAAGTAAATTCCTTACCTTTATAATTATTATGTAGTGTGAATAATTACTAAAACAATTTTAAAAATAAATATATGTCAGTAAAAACAAAAATTTTATCAGTAGCCTTTTTTGCAATCACATCTATGGGGTTTGCACAAACTAATTGTAAAGAATTGAAAGGATGCGAAAGAAAATTATGTGAATTGAACACAAAATTAGAATACGCTAAGAAAGCTGGAAATCAAAATCAAATTAAAGGTGTTGAAGAGGCAATAGCTCAAACTAAAAAGAACTGTACTACAAAAACAGTTACCAATAACCTTGACAAAAAAGTAAAAGAAAAACAAAAAGAAGTTAAGGAAAGAACCGATGAGTACAACAAAGCGGTTAAAAATCAAGAATCTAAAGAAAAAATCAACAAGAAAAAGAAGAAATTAGACGAAGCTAAAGCTGAATTAAATAAAGCTCTTGCGGATCAAAAAACGAAATAAAACTTTTATTTATAAAAAAACCGATGTTCATGCATCGGTTTTTTTGTTTCTATATCTTTTATCCACAAAACACAACCATCAGCCACCAAAAAATCGGAATACTTTCTACCCAAAAAGAGGTATAATATTTAGGTCGTTTTTCATTTGCAAAAACAATAAAAAGCGACAAAACAAGAACCATGATTAAATTAATCACCAATTGATTTTTATCAAAATTAGATTTTAAAAACTCCAAAAAATAAAATGGAATCAAAAGTAGTAACCCCAAAACTTTAGTTCGCTTTACTCCTATTTGCTGTGGAACAGTTTGCAAATGCGGATCATCATTTGCTAAATCGATAATCTCAAAAATCAATATAAGTACAAAGACTAAAATAAAACGCTGCACACATTTTAAATAAAAATCGGATGTAAAAGCAATTTCGGCATTTATCAATGGTAAAACCAAAGTAGCTCCAACCCAACAAAGCGCTACAATATAAATCTTAACTCCTGCCCAATTTCGGGCATTTTTTCGATTTGGGAAAAAAGGAAGTGTATAAAGTGCTGTAATTGCCAGAATTCCAACCGAAACAATTTGAGTAATCCTCTTTAATTGAAAAAAATAATAACCAACCAATATAAGAAAACAAAAACTAAAAACAGCAATAATTTTTAATTGATTTCCTATTGGTAATTTCTTTACTCGAACCAAGGCATCGTATTTCACAAAATTATAGCCGACAATTGTTCCAAAAAAAACAAATAAAGAGATTGATTCATCATACTCAATACCAAACATATGGAATGTTAAACGCACTAATGCATAACATGATAAAGCAACATGAATACTACTTATGATGTAAAAATTAATTAGTTGCATAATTACCCTCATAGAACAAAAATAATCAATTATTAAGAAATCAACCCTTTAGTTGTAAATTTCACAAAAATTGCCACTGAAAATAGCAATTAAATTATTATTAATACTTAATTTTGCAGCACTAAAAAACAACACTTTTACTACTATATGAAAACAGATGCTTTTGCTTTAAGACACATTGGGCCAAGAGAAACGGACCATCAACATATGTTGAAAACAATCGGAGTTGAATCTATTGAACAACTCGTTTATGAAACGCTTCCAGATGACATTCGTTTAAAAGCACCATTAAACTTAGATCCTGCAATGACAGAATATGAGTTTTCAAATCACATACACCAATTAGGAAATAAAAATAAGGTTTTTAAATCATATATTGGTTTAGGATACAACCAAGCAATTGTTCCAGCTGTAATTCAAAGAAATGTTTTCGAAAATCCAGGATGGTACACAGCATATACACCTTACCAAGCTGAAATTGCTCAAGGTCGTTTAGAAGCAATTCTTAATTTTCAAACTACAGTTATTGAATTAACTGGAATGGAAATTGCAAATGCATCTTTATTAGATGAAGCAACTGCTGCTGCTGAAGCGATGGCTCTGTTATTTGATGTAAGATCAAGAGATCAAAAGAAAAACGAAATCAATAAATTTTTCGTTTCTGAAGAAATTTTACCACAAACATTATCAGTTTTACAAACTCGTGCAACACCAATCGGAGTTGAACTAGTTATAGGAAATCACGAAACATTCGATTTCTCAACAGCTTATTTTGGAGCAATCCTTCAATATCCTGGAAAACACGGACAAGTTCATGATTATGCAGCTTTCATTGCTAAAGCAAAAGAAAATGAAATAAAAGTTGCTGTTGCAGCTGATATTTTAAGTTTAGCAAAATTAACTCCTCCAGGAGAAATTGGAGCCGCTGTTGTTGTAGGAACTACACAACGTTTTGGAATTCCGTTAGGATATGGCGGACCACACGCTGCTTATTTTGCAACAAAAGACGAATACAAGCGAAGCATGCCAGGACGTATCATTGGAGTAACAATTGATACTAACGGAAACCGTGCTTTACGTATGGCATTACAAACACGTGAGCAACATATAAAACGTGATAAAGCAACTTCAAACATCTGTACTGCACAGGTATTATTATCTGTAATGGCAGGAATGTATGCAGTATATCACGGACCAAAAGGATTGCAATATATTGCAGACAAAGTTCACGCTGCAACTGCAACTCTTGCAAATGAATTAAAAAAGCTAGGAGTAGAACAAACCAATACTGCATTCTTTGATACAATCGTAGTAAAAGCCGATGCTAAAAAAGTACGTACAATTGCAGAACAAAACGAAATTAACTTTTACTACATCGACGATAACACAATTTCTATTTCATTAAATGAAACAGTAAGTGTAGCTGAGGTAAACGAAATCATTTCAGTTTTTGCTATTGCTACAAATCAAAAAGCAACAGCAATTGATAGCTTAACTAATACAAATCATTTCCCAGAGCATTTAAAAAGAACATCATCATTTTTACAACATGATGTTTTCAACAAATACCACTCAGAAACTGCTTTGATGCGTTACATCAAAATGTTAGAGCGTAAAGATTTAGCTTTAAATCATTCGATGATTTCACTAGGTTCTTGTACGATGAAGCTAAACGCCGCTGCTGAAATGTTACCATTAAGCAACCCACAATGGAACAACATTCACCCTTTTGCTCCTCTTGATCAAGCACAAGGATACCAAGAGATGTTGAAAAAACTAGAACAGCAATTAAACGTTATCACCGGATTTGCTGGAACTACTTTGCAACCTAACTCTGGTGCACAAGGAGAATATGCAGGACTTATGGTTATTCGTGCGTACCACCAATCAAAAGGAGATCACCATAGAAACATTGCTTTAATTCCATCATCAGCACACGGAACAAATCCTGCTTCGGCTGCAATGGCTGGAATGAAAGTTATTGTTACAAAAACTTTGGAGAACGGTAACATCGACGTAGAAGATTTACGTGAAAAAGCAATTCTACATAAAGATAATCTATCTTGTTTAATGGTAACTTACCCTTCTACACATGGAGTTTACGAAAGTGCTATTAAAGAAATTACTCAATTAATCCACGATAACGGTGGTCAGGTTTATATGGATGGTGCAAATATGAATGCTCAAGTAGGATTAACAAATCCTGCTACAATTGGAGCTGACGTTTGTCACCTAAACTTACACAAAACTTTTGCAATCCCTCACGGTGGTGGTGGACCAGGAGTTGGACCAATTTGCGTTGCTCCACAATTAGTTCCATTTTTACCAGGGAACCCAGTTATTGCAACAGGAGGAGATCATGCAATTACAGCTATTTCTGCTGCTCCATGGGGTTCAGCTTTAGTTTGTCTAATTTCTTATGGATACATCTCTATGTTAGGAGCTGAAGGTTTAAAAAGCGCTACTCAGCATGCCATTTTAAATGCTAACTACATCAAAGAAAAATTAAGTGGTCATTACGATACTTTATACTCTGGAGAGATGGGTCGTGCAGCTCACGAAATGATTTTAGAATGTCGTCCATTTAAACAAAAAGGAATTGAGGTTACTGATATCGCAAAACGTCTAATGGATTACGGTTTCCATGCACCAACGGTTTCTTTCCCAGTAGCAGGAACTTTAATGATTGAACCTACTGAAAGTGAAAACTTAGAAGAATTAGATCGTTTTTGTGAGGCTATGATTTCTATTCGTAAAGAAATTGAAGCTTCAACAATCGAAGATAAAAATAATGTATTAAAAAATTCACCACATACATTAGCAATGCTTACTACAGATGTTTGGGATTTTCCATACACAAGAGAGCAAGCTGCTTTCCCATTAGATTATATTGCTGAAAACAAATTCTGGCCAACTGTACGCAGAGCCGATGACGCTTTTGGAGATAGAAATTTGGTTTGTAGCTGTGCTCCTATTGAAGCATATATGGAAGAATAAAAATAAAAACAAATCTTACAAATGCCTCGATTAATCGAGGCATTTTTTTTTATCCTATAAAATACCTATAAAAATAAATTTTCAAGCCAGCACAAATTAATTCACAAAAACACAATAAACAACACAAATAATCAGAATATAAACAAATATTTTAACTAAAGATAAATTATTTCATAATTATATGCGCGCATAGTAAATATTATAGTTGTAATTATAATATTATTTCTAAATTAGCCTAAATTATTAGGAAAACTGCGTAATGAAAATAAAAATAACTGGAATAGGAAGTTATATTCCACAAAAAGAAATAAGGAATACAGATTTTAACGAACATGTATTTTTAAATGAAGACGGAACTCCTTTTGGTTACCCAAATGAAGTTGTCATCAATAAGTTCAAAGGAATAACAGGTATTGAAAACAGACGTTATGCAGAAGACAAATATACATCTTCCGATTTAGCCTATTTTGCTTCACAAAAAGCAATAGAGAATGCTAATATCGATCCAGAAACGCTTGATTACATCATTTTCGCACACAATTTTGGCGATGTAAAATACGGAACAACTCAATCTGACATATTACCAAGTTTAGCGACACGCGTAAAAATAAATTAGGAATTAAGAATCCAAAATGTGTTGCATATGACATTCTTTTTGGATGTCCAGGATGGATTGAAGGCGTGTTACAAGCTAATGCTTTCATTAAATCTGGTATGGCAAAGCGTTGCTTAGTAATTGGAGCCGAAACACTTTCGAGAGTTGTAGATGATCATGACAGAGATTCTATGATTTATTCAGACGGAGCTGGTGCATCAGTTATCGAAGCTTCGGATGATGAAACTGGTTTATTATCATACGAGAGTGCTACTTTTGCAAATGATGAAGCAGGCTACTTATTCTTTGGAAAATCATACAATCCCGATTTAGATCCTGATACCAAATACATAAAAATGTATGGCCGTAAAATATACGAATTCGCTTTAAGCCAAGTTCCTGCAGCTATGAAAAGCTGTTTAGATAAAAGCGGTATTGCAATTGATGATGTCAAAAAAATTCTGATTCACCAAGCAAACGAAAAAATGGACGAAGCTATAATCCATCGTTTTTATAAACTACATGGAAAAACTCCTCCTGAAAACATCATGCCTATGTGTATTCACGATTTAGGAAATAGTAGTGTAGCAACAGTTCCAACCCTTTACGATTTACTATTACAAGGAAAAATAGAAAATCATGAAATCAACAAAGGTGATGTTATCATATTTGCTTCAGTTGGAGCAGGAATGAATGTTAACGCATTTGTATACAGACATTAATTCGTTTTCAGGAATTATTCAGTCACCGTTTAGAGTATGCTAAACTAATCACTACGACTTAAAACTAAAAAAGTCCGCATTTTAAAATGCGGACTTTTTAGTATATTTGCACCCTAATTAAAATAAGAACGAGAGATTGCTTCGTTCCTCGCAATAACTATGTACGAAAAAACATTTCCGAATAAACGATTCAAACATACTTTAGAATTTCTAAAAAAACACATTACAACATCCGAAACCGTTTTGGACTTAGGAGTTGAAAATCCGTTTTCAAAGATCATGAAAGCTGAAGGTTTTAAGGTAAAAAATACCACAGGAGAAGATTTAGATATCGACCAAACAGTATTTTCTACCGAAAAACAAGATGTGGTTACCGCTTTCGAAATCTTCGAACATTTGCTAAACCCATTCACTATTTTAAACGAAATAAAATCAGATAAACTATTTATCTCGATTCCTATGCGTTTATGGTTCTCACCAGCATATCGTAGTAAAACAGATATGTGGGACAGA is a genomic window containing:
- a CDS encoding TIGR01777 family oxidoreductase, with product MSKLIIAAGTGFLGQVLVNHFKNKFEEIVILTRGRSQTIDRIKYVNWNAKTFSGWESELENATALINLAGKSVDCRYSKENKREILLSRIESTRILNKAILNCVTPPKHWLNSSTATIYRFSLDKEMDETTGEIGNDFSINVALSWEKAFFKTETPNTLKTALRTSIALGKEGGAFNPLKTLAKIGFGGKQGKGNQFISWIHEDDFANAVDFILQKEMIGVVNVVSPKPIRNADFMKKLQRAVGFPFGIPLNTFLLKIGAFFIRTEPELVLKSRNVIPKRLLESGFKFKFDNIEVAFRNLLN
- a CDS encoding YqjF family protein; translation: MSFLTAEWKNLALFNYEVDAKILEKYVPPGTEIDLWNNKCYVSLVGFMFKNTKVLGIKVPFHVNFEEVNLRFYVKRFENGQWKRGVVFIKEIVPKIAITFIANTLYKEHYQTNKMKHSVTENEDSKTFVYQWKNHNKWNSIEVQTEKQKKEIELNSEAEFITEHYFGYTKYDKNTTFEYEVTHPRWEQLAIIDYKIDVDFEDNYGKDFAFLNQSKPLSTFLAIGSKITVENKKK
- a CDS encoding SRPBCC family protein, encoding MTTIHLTTKIKAPKQIVFDNSRNIDVHLQSASKTKEVAIAGTTTGLINYDETVTWRGKHFGFYLTHKSRITAMNFYDYFVDEMVEGKFKSFKHEHFFEEENGQTIMTDKLQYETPFGILGQLFDDLFLKKHLIQFLLERNKILKEVSEQGQLK
- a CDS encoding DUF1090 family protein, which translates into the protein MSVKTKILSVAFFAITSMGFAQTNCKELKGCERKLCELNTKLEYAKKAGNQNQIKGVEEAIAQTKKNCTTKTVTNNLDKKVKEKQKEVKERTDEYNKAVKNQESKEKINKKKKKLDEAKAELNKALADQKTK
- the gcvP gene encoding aminomethyl-transferring glycine dehydrogenase, which produces MKTDAFALRHIGPRETDHQHMLKTIGVESIEQLVYETLPDDIRLKAPLNLDPAMTEYEFSNHIHQLGNKNKVFKSYIGLGYNQAIVPAVIQRNVFENPGWYTAYTPYQAEIAQGRLEAILNFQTTVIELTGMEIANASLLDEATAAAEAMALLFDVRSRDQKKNEINKFFVSEEILPQTLSVLQTRATPIGVELVIGNHETFDFSTAYFGAILQYPGKHGQVHDYAAFIAKAKENEIKVAVAADILSLAKLTPPGEIGAAVVVGTTQRFGIPLGYGGPHAAYFATKDEYKRSMPGRIIGVTIDTNGNRALRMALQTREQHIKRDKATSNICTAQVLLSVMAGMYAVYHGPKGLQYIADKVHAATATLANELKKLGVEQTNTAFFDTIVVKADAKKVRTIAEQNEINFYYIDDNTISISLNETVSVAEVNEIISVFAIATNQKATAIDSLTNTNHFPEHLKRTSSFLQHDVFNKYHSETALMRYIKMLERKDLALNHSMISLGSCTMKLNAAAEMLPLSNPQWNNIHPFAPLDQAQGYQEMLKKLEQQLNVITGFAGTTLQPNSGAQGEYAGLMVIRAYHQSKGDHHRNIALIPSSAHGTNPASAAMAGMKVIVTKTLENGNIDVEDLREKAILHKDNLSCLMVTYPSTHGVYESAIKEITQLIHDNGGQVYMDGANMNAQVGLTNPATIGADVCHLNLHKTFAIPHGGGGPGVGPICVAPQLVPFLPGNPVIATGGDHAITAISAAPWGSALVCLISYGYISMLGAEGLKSATQHAILNANYIKEKLSGHYDTLYSGEMGRAAHEMILECRPFKQKGIEVTDIAKRLMDYGFHAPTVSFPVAGTLMIEPTESENLEELDRFCEAMISIRKEIEASTIEDKNNVLKNSPHTLAMLTTDVWDFPYTREQAAFPLDYIAENKFWPTVRRADDAFGDRNLVCSCAPIEAYMEE
- a CDS encoding GbsR/MarR family transcriptional regulator; the protein is MEFKEAKNKFVQTWGALGSQWGINKTMAQIHALLMVSNEPVSMEDVMEELQISRGNASMNLRALMDWGIVYKEYKSGERREFFTAEKDLDELAVKIARERSKREIKPALKILKEVSSIDSKDSAEEKHFVEQTTKLYDFVLKTDNMLDKMTEFNENWLGRLVLKIMK
- a CDS encoding methyltransferase, with amino-acid sequence MYEKTFPNKRFKHTLEFLKKHITTSETVLDLGVENPFSKIMKAEGFKVKNTTGEDLDIDQTVFSTEKQDVVTAFEIFEHLLNPFTILNEIKSDKLFISIPMRLWFSPAYRSKTDMWDRHYHEFEDWQLDWLLEKTGWKIIDRQKWTNPVKKIGIRPLLRSFTNRYYIVYAERK